A genomic window from Ilyobacter polytropus DSM 2926 includes:
- a CDS encoding UvrD-helicase domain-containing protein produces the protein MKNRKILKASAGTGKTYRLSLEYIASLLLGENFQEIMVLTFTRKATGEIRERILSFLKEITTDGEDAQEIVENIKKLYPDLVVDTEKLVDVYSEIMKNKDRLKIHTIDSFTNIIFKKSIAPSLGIYSYEIIDDDRNKDFHLKILEKLLEKKTYFESFKDFLYENAEKDIEAYLKLIKNILNERWKFLLFKKKDRKAYDICNLVDLLDNMKTDIEEAGKIKSPSKVLIDGFKKAFKGYLSKNTQSEKLKFITENFKLFLKEDTFWVKSFINPTAKIKGTEKHVERIIEAYSLFKIELSRFIFNSKVIPYEKNLFDFVEFIFSVYDEMKFREKKFTHTDISTFTFKYFSDPRLSLVENNKVTDYFYQLTEGEIKTIFIDEFQDTSILQWKILRSITERANKVICVGDEKQSIYGWRGGEKDLFDKLPNIINGTSETLEKSYRSEKTIINFVNKFFSSLRDQYDEENKIWNYENVDYLQSKDNGFVQTVINCKDDDKSSFDAMIEILQQNVNNYNKVGIIARRNKDLIAISEKLAENHIPFIINSSGTLLEHRAVKGIFSLLKYLAYNEYIYLLEFMRSDIINIDDSELKELIVKRIEINEYLDGIRDKTDICKLQLGLIKGFRKKFLGVFQINTKDQKGRLDNLALSLIKDLGILEIFPTNSDVKNLLRFYEILKEYRSIEDFLAYAEENPDGDKLKQVAVEEINAVNIMSIHKSKGLEFETEFFYHPLSTRKFPDTGLKFYLKMDDTYENTKDYLLTNASYKSILNFLNMDFVEENNVKDEMEEINNLYVAMTRPKKNLITFIDAGIERKKLIEKENKILNGLKNAMGSEDNENLDMKSIGFFRESPIETVFSQDKKISFNQELDNYIVDTDILMENSVKKKNFSYNMSLDQEFKRKSGSAVHYFLENIKYLTPEELQKSQKITLAKYGNMLGERMMANIFEGTGIKKFFRDNSWIFSKDWDHIHREFKILDENNSVRRIDRLMIKEAKDKNPGKIVIVDYKTGEKDEKQMSIYENSIRNLLKKDDLEKLYEIECHFLFLDL, from the coding sequence ATGAAAAATAGAAAAATCTTAAAGGCAAGTGCAGGAACAGGAAAAACTTACCGTCTTTCATTAGAATATATAGCCAGTCTTCTGCTAGGAGAAAATTTTCAAGAGATTATGGTACTGACTTTTACCAGAAAAGCCACAGGTGAGATAAGAGAGCGAATATTATCCTTTCTAAAAGAAATAACAACAGATGGAGAAGATGCACAAGAAATAGTAGAAAATATAAAAAAACTTTACCCGGATCTTGTTGTAGATACTGAGAAACTTGTCGATGTCTATTCTGAGATTATGAAAAATAAAGACAGATTAAAAATCCATACAATTGACAGCTTCACAAATATAATCTTCAAAAAGTCCATCGCTCCAAGCCTTGGTATATATTCTTATGAGATAATAGACGATGACAGAAACAAAGACTTTCATTTGAAAATCCTAGAAAAACTATTAGAAAAAAAGACCTATTTCGAAAGCTTCAAGGACTTTCTCTATGAAAACGCTGAAAAAGATATAGAAGCTTATCTAAAGCTTATAAAAAACATACTCAACGAACGATGGAAATTTCTGCTTTTCAAGAAAAAAGATAGAAAAGCCTACGACATCTGCAACCTCGTAGACTTACTTGACAATATGAAAACTGATATTGAAGAGGCTGGTAAGATAAAAAGTCCGTCTAAAGTTCTAATAGATGGATTTAAAAAAGCTTTTAAAGGGTATCTGTCAAAAAACACCCAGTCGGAAAAATTAAAATTTATAACTGAAAACTTTAAATTATTTCTAAAGGAGGACACCTTCTGGGTAAAATCTTTTATTAATCCTACAGCCAAGATAAAAGGCACCGAAAAACATGTTGAAAGAATTATAGAAGCCTATTCTCTCTTTAAAATAGAGCTCTCCAGATTTATTTTTAACAGTAAGGTTATCCCCTATGAAAAAAATCTCTTTGATTTTGTAGAGTTTATATTTTCAGTATACGATGAGATGAAGTTTAGAGAAAAAAAGTTTACCCATACAGATATATCTACCTTTACCTTTAAATATTTTAGTGACCCTAGACTCTCTCTTGTGGAAAATAACAAGGTAACCGATTATTTTTATCAGCTAACTGAAGGGGAAATTAAGACCATTTTTATTGATGAATTTCAAGATACCAGCATACTTCAGTGGAAAATTCTTAGATCAATAACAGAGAGAGCTAATAAGGTTATCTGTGTAGGAGATGAAAAACAGAGTATTTATGGATGGCGTGGAGGAGAAAAAGATCTCTTTGATAAACTTCCTAATATAATAAACGGTACCAGTGAAACTTTGGAGAAATCCTATAGAAGTGAAAAAACAATAATCAACTTTGTAAATAAGTTCTTCTCCTCTTTGAGAGACCAGTATGACGAAGAAAACAAGATTTGGAATTATGAAAATGTAGATTATTTGCAGTCCAAGGACAATGGCTTTGTGCAGACAGTTATAAACTGTAAGGACGATGATAAAAGCTCTTTTGACGCCATGATTGAGATTTTACAGCAAAATGTCAATAATTACAATAAAGTTGGAATTATTGCCAGAAGAAATAAGGATCTCATAGCTATATCAGAAAAACTAGCTGAAAATCATATACCCTTTATAATAAACTCTAGTGGCACTCTGCTAGAGCACAGAGCTGTGAAAGGAATATTCTCTCTTTTAAAATACCTTGCCTACAACGAATATATATATTTATTAGAATTTATGAGGAGTGACATTATAAATATAGATGACTCAGAGTTGAAAGAACTCATTGTAAAACGTATAGAGATAAATGAATATTTAGACGGCATCAGAGATAAGACTGATATCTGCAAACTTCAACTTGGTTTAATAAAGGGATTTAGAAAAAAATTCCTTGGGGTTTTCCAAATCAATACAAAAGATCAAAAGGGACGTCTAGACAACCTGGCTCTCTCCCTGATAAAGGATCTGGGTATATTGGAGATATTCCCTACAAACTCTGATGTGAAAAATCTTCTCAGATTTTATGAAATACTCAAAGAATATAGGAGTATAGAGGATTTTCTCGCCTATGCTGAAGAAAATCCCGATGGAGATAAATTAAAACAAGTAGCTGTAGAAGAAATAAATGCAGTAAATATAATGAGCATACATAAATCAAAGGGTCTTGAGTTTGAGACTGAATTTTTTTACCATCCTCTTTCAACTAGAAAATTTCCAGACACAGGTCTAAAATTTTATCTAAAAATGGACGACACTTATGAAAATACAAAAGATTATCTTCTTACTAATGCCTCATATAAATCTATACTCAATTTCCTGAACATGGACTTTGTAGAAGAAAACAATGTGAAAGACGAAATGGAGGAAATAAACAACCTCTATGTTGCAATGACCAGGCCAAAGAAGAATCTTATAACTTTTATTGATGCTGGAATAGAGAGGAAAAAACTTATCGAGAAGGAAAATAAGATTCTGAATGGTCTGAAAAATGCCATGGGATCTGAGGACAACGAAAACCTAGATATGAAAAGTATCGGATTTTTCAGAGAGTCCCCAATAGAAACAGTTTTTTCTCAAGATAAAAAAATTTCCTTTAACCAGGAACTTGACAATTACATTGTAGATACAGATATTCTAATGGAAAATAGTGTGAAAAAGAAAAACTTTTCTTATAATATGAGTTTGGACCAGGAATTTAAACGAAAATCCGGAAGTGCAGTACACTACTTTCTTGAAAACATAAAATACCTTACTCCAGAAGAACTTCAAAAATCCCAAAAAATCACTCTGGCAAAATATGGAAATATGCTTGGCGAAAGAATGATGGCAAATATTTTTGAAGGAACAGGGATAAAAAAATTCTTTCGTGACAATAGCTGGATATTCAGCAAAGATTGGGATCATATTCATAGGGAATTTAAAATCTTAGATGAAAACAATTCTGTGCGAAGAATAGACCGTCTTATGATAAAAGAAGCAAAGGATAAAAATCCAGGAAAAATAGTTATCGTGGACTATAAAACCGGAGAAAAAGACGAGAAACAGATGAGTATATATGAAAATTCCATAAGAAATCTATTAAAAAAAGATGATTTAGAAAAACTTTATGAGATAGAATGTCATTTTTTATTTCTTGACTTGTAG
- a CDS encoding PD-(D/E)XK nuclease family protein — protein sequence MKFTYVDYGKDILEKLIDDGKSVFVFSDNTLKNFAEDKAEKNFFRRNSLYTTMSSMKEYLLPEERLVIREEKRTLLFYRAIPEDLRKKYNINSYYDIIDLGENFLKFYRELQEYLVKDVKNLQNWQEEYLKDLEIIKKNYLDLLDRYNYIPQDWTNNLNNYSLDFFENYENFIFVDIPFFTPFEKKMIEKLSETYELEFILQITEGDFCEDDLKIKKFTFPEKSDNIKVIEVSDEMHQLINLMDIMKEKKIELFSQNPENSIYPLFAPRIFTGHKNILKNTDLYRFMELQYEILSGITEKIFYNENEKSKILYFSSQTILKALENRVFSDYYSFNHEEIKFFMKIIENEYQYITKDLINKGELTRILLDRRKTTKDSEDNISGFIEKLSHIIEDICQIRKVSDAGELLELMGNKEFFNFTKLDEDIYIDSINKYFESLSEVKSLEMLEMHKTWEDYFGENLAEPLYKLLLKYMQLKEIKVSSRNDLVPTKIKSSREENSCLKETGVYIDISGKTLPENNIRDFLLTEIQREENNLLSSDEKRLYEKYRFFQGLFNCKKALVFSMKNEENDLDSSPFIEELMLNYKLKITDPKYDQNDLLSMARTFFKGSSPVKKELTVNSLQKDDSDFHEKTIRLGSYDYSLLTICPYKFYLQKIASIEYQTRKLESKLSPRIIGIIVHEILEEIANIKEDDVKNKNFSLAEVNIDELLRKALYKRRLQIPFHLDNYYREIMFPVFIEGIKGFYKNLEKIIGDQNIISFSGEKSKKEKLIDENLKVILSGRIDLIIESSRDNCILDYKTGQGDPRQLDFYSILYYGEESQAKKYIFNAWDGKLEDFSSRKNTLTYNDMKNQLKEFIANPIYKRTEKHSTCNRCEYQQVCRMRWEDEK from the coding sequence ATGAAGTTTACCTATGTGGATTATGGCAAGGATATTTTAGAAAAACTAATAGATGATGGAAAATCAGTATTTGTTTTTTCAGACAACACTCTGAAAAACTTTGCAGAAGATAAAGCAGAAAAGAATTTTTTCAGAAGAAACAGCCTCTATACTACCATGAGTTCTATGAAGGAATATCTCCTTCCTGAAGAACGACTGGTAATAAGAGAAGAAAAACGTACTCTGCTGTTTTACAGGGCTATTCCTGAAGATTTAAGGAAAAAATATAATATAAACTCATACTACGACATAATCGACCTGGGGGAAAACTTCTTGAAGTTCTACAGAGAACTTCAAGAATATCTTGTAAAAGATGTGAAAAACCTCCAAAATTGGCAAGAAGAATACCTTAAAGATTTAGAGATTATTAAAAAGAATTACCTTGATCTTTTAGACAGATATAATTATATCCCACAGGACTGGACAAATAATCTGAATAATTATTCCTTGGATTTTTTTGAAAATTATGAAAATTTTATCTTTGTTGACATACCTTTTTTTACTCCCTTTGAAAAAAAGATGATAGAAAAACTCTCTGAAACCTATGAGTTAGAGTTTATTTTGCAGATAACAGAAGGTGATTTTTGTGAAGATGATCTGAAGATCAAGAAATTTACATTCCCCGAAAAGTCAGATAACATTAAAGTCATCGAAGTTTCTGATGAGATGCACCAGCTGATTAATCTCATGGATATTATGAAAGAAAAGAAAATAGAACTTTTTTCTCAAAATCCAGAAAATAGTATATATCCATTATTTGCACCTAGAATTTTTACAGGTCATAAAAATATCCTTAAAAACACAGATCTTTATCGTTTTATGGAGTTACAGTATGAGATTCTTTCTGGAATAACAGAAAAAATTTTTTATAATGAAAATGAAAAAAGTAAAATCTTATACTTTTCTTCTCAGACTATTTTGAAAGCCTTGGAGAACAGAGTTTTTTCTGATTACTATTCATTTAATCATGAAGAGATAAAATTTTTTATGAAAATAATAGAAAACGAATATCAATATATCACAAAGGATCTTATAAACAAAGGTGAACTAACTCGAATCCTTTTAGACAGAAGAAAAACAACTAAAGACAGTGAAGATAATATATCTGGATTTATAGAGAAACTTTCTCATATAATTGAAGATATTTGTCAAATAAGAAAAGTCTCTGATGCTGGAGAACTGTTAGAATTAATGGGTAATAAAGAATTTTTCAATTTCACTAAGCTAGATGAAGATATTTATATTGATTCTATAAACAAGTATTTTGAATCACTCTCAGAAGTCAAGTCCCTAGAGATGTTAGAGATGCACAAAACTTGGGAGGATTACTTTGGTGAAAACCTAGCAGAACCTTTATACAAACTTCTTCTTAAATATATGCAACTTAAAGAAATTAAGGTATCTAGCCGAAATGACCTTGTCCCTACAAAAATAAAATCTTCTAGAGAAGAAAACTCTTGTTTAAAAGAAACCGGAGTATACATAGACATTTCTGGAAAAACTCTTCCTGAAAATAACATAAGGGATTTTCTTTTAACAGAGATACAAAGAGAAGAAAACAATCTTTTATCCTCAGATGAAAAAAGGCTCTATGAAAAATACAGATTTTTTCAGGGCCTATTTAACTGCAAAAAAGCATTGGTTTTCAGTATGAAAAATGAGGAAAATGATCTGGACAGCTCTCCGTTTATAGAGGAATTGATGCTAAACTACAAGCTGAAAATCACAGATCCAAAATATGATCAAAATGATCTGTTGTCCATGGCAAGAACTTTTTTCAAAGGCAGCTCTCCTGTAAAAAAAGAACTCACTGTAAACTCTCTTCAGAAAGATGACAGTGATTTTCATGAAAAAACCATAAGACTTGGAAGTTATGATTACTCTCTTTTGACGATTTGTCCATATAAGTTTTATCTGCAAAAGATCGCATCCATAGAGTATCAAACCAGAAAATTGGAATCAAAACTTTCCCCTAGAATCATAGGTATAATTGTACACGAGATATTAGAAGAGATTGCCAATATAAAAGAAGATGATGTGAAAAATAAAAACTTTTCCCTGGCTGAGGTTAATATAGATGAGCTACTGAGAAAAGCATTATATAAAAGGAGACTCCAGATACCTTTTCATCTAGATAACTATTATAGGGAGATAATGTTTCCTGTTTTTATTGAAGGAATAAAAGGATTTTATAAAAATCTTGAAAAAATTATTGGAGACCAAAATATAATAAGTTTTTCAGGAGAAAAAAGTAAAAAAGAAAAACTTATAGATGAAAATCTAAAGGTCATTCTAAGTGGTAGAATAGATCTTATTATAGAAAGCAGCAGAGACAACTGTATCTTAGATTACAAGACAGGTCAAGGAGATCCAAGGCAACTGGATTTTTATTCTATCTTATACTATGGTGAGGAATCCCAGGCAAAAAAATATATTTTTAATGCCTGGGATGGAAAATTAGAAGACTTTAGCAGCAGGAAAAATACCCTCACTTATAATGACATGAAAAATCAACTAAAGGAATTTATCGCTAATCCCATATATAAAAGAACAGAAAAACACAGCACCTGCAACAGGTGTGAATATCAGCAAGTATGCAGGATGAGGTGGGAAGATGAAAAATAG
- a CDS encoding ArsB/NhaD family transporter, with protein sequence MLTFKIIAGIIIFILTFSMIISEKVPPSLSAIIGGGAMIILRIIDEHEALLAISRNLEILLLLMGLMMIVSIMSETGMFQYLSIKVAQKAKGDPVRIMAFLGLGTAICSAFLDNVTTVLLVAPISILLAEQLKIKSLPFLIVEIFSANIGGAATLIGDPPNLIIGSMAGFKFNDFIYNLAPLVIINLAVLIFTMVFIFKDQMDVSRVSKAKIMEMEAERVIKDKDLLIKSMVVFILVITGFLTHTSTGLGLATISIMGAGMLILISKKSPEEIFNHIEWPTIFFLSGLFVLVDGIENIGVIERIGEHVVNMTDGNLNFTAILTLWFSSLLSPFMGAVPYTISFAKVITEISPNFSGNTNILWWSLSLGACLGGNMTIVGAAANVVGAGIASKSGNPITFKEFFKYGSLVVLQSAILSTIYILLRY encoded by the coding sequence ATGCTTACATTCAAAATTATTGCAGGTATTATAATATTTATACTGACATTTTCCATGATAATATCAGAAAAAGTTCCACCCTCTTTATCTGCCATTATCGGCGGTGGAGCTATGATAATCTTGAGAATAATAGACGAACATGAGGCCCTTCTTGCGATAAGCAGAAACTTAGAGATCTTACTTCTACTAATGGGTCTGATGATGATAGTCAGTATAATGTCTGAAACTGGAATGTTTCAATATTTATCTATAAAAGTTGCACAAAAAGCAAAGGGAGACCCTGTGAGAATAATGGCTTTCTTGGGTTTAGGTACCGCCATCTGCTCAGCTTTTTTAGACAATGTCACCACAGTTCTGCTGGTAGCTCCTATATCAATACTTCTGGCAGAGCAGCTAAAAATAAAATCACTTCCATTTCTTATAGTGGAGATTTTTTCAGCTAATATAGGTGGCGCGGCTACACTTATTGGAGATCCTCCAAATCTTATTATCGGAAGTATGGCAGGATTTAAATTTAATGATTTTATATATAACCTTGCACCTTTGGTGATAATAAACCTTGCTGTACTGATATTTACAATGGTATTTATTTTCAAAGATCAGATGGATGTCTCCAGAGTTTCAAAGGCAAAAATAATGGAGATGGAAGCAGAGAGGGTTATAAAAGACAAAGACCTTCTCATAAAATCTATGGTTGTTTTCATATTGGTTATAACGGGTTTTCTTACTCACACCTCTACAGGACTTGGACTTGCTACAATCTCTATTATGGGAGCAGGAATGTTGATTTTGATATCTAAAAAAAGTCCAGAAGAAATATTTAATCACATCGAGTGGCCTACAATATTTTTTCTTTCTGGTCTATTTGTTCTGGTAGATGGAATCGAAAATATAGGTGTGATTGAGAGAATAGGAGAGCACGTAGTCAATATGACTGATGGAAACCTAAACTTTACTGCAATACTGACATTATGGTTTTCATCACTTTTATCGCCATTCATGGGTGCTGTACCTTATACCATATCATTTGCCAAGGTAATCACAGAGATATCTCCAAATTTTTCTGGTAATACCAATATACTATGGTGGTCCCTATCCCTAGGAGCATGCCTGGGAGGAAACATGACTATTGTAGGAGCTGCAGCAAACGTTGTAGGAGCCGGAATAGCTTCAAAAAGTGGAAATCCCATTACATTTAAAGAGTTCTTTAAATATGGATCTCTAGTTGTCCTTCAGTCTGCGATACTTAGTACTATATATATTCTCCTCAGATATTGA
- a CDS encoding GGDEF domain-containing protein, with product MKINKSLMVGVFIGVPIIYINLKNLFQNLGLDSTLYFSYIILFSVVVISGIYVVNFFVKLNKKKNRKFFPSETDSKYIYHRGEEKIEVFEREIIKRKEIKEKLRDSLIRIPNEKLFDGKNILKKLDLEIVKAKTEGLPLVVIMIDFQNFKDIALPLGDHIEDDVLNKFADAIINDLRKTDYTGKTKSDEFVIILPNTTLKKGELVLSRIKSKINCVPLANEYYLTCFSASILGIHDKNMAFYDSHQIFKSINDLMRFGRVYEKTYINPKVNTAKSLKEI from the coding sequence ATGAAAATAAACAAAAGCCTTATGGTCGGAGTCTTTATCGGAGTTCCGATTATATATATCAATTTAAAAAATTTATTTCAAAACCTCGGTTTAGATAGCACCCTTTACTTTTCTTATATTATCCTATTTTCTGTAGTAGTTATTTCAGGAATTTATGTGGTTAATTTTTTTGTTAAGTTAAATAAAAAAAAGAATCGCAAGTTTTTCCCCAGTGAAACTGACTCAAAATATATTTATCACAGAGGAGAGGAAAAAATCGAAGTCTTCGAAAGAGAAATAATCAAAAGAAAAGAAATAAAAGAAAAATTAAGAGATAGTCTTATCAGAATTCCAAACGAAAAATTATTTGATGGAAAAAATATTCTGAAAAAACTAGATCTTGAGATTGTAAAGGCCAAAACAGAGGGACTGCCTCTAGTTGTCATAATGATAGACTTTCAAAATTTCAAAGATATTGCTCTTCCTTTAGGAGATCATATTGAAGACGATGTACTTAATAAATTTGCCGATGCGATCATAAATGACTTGAGAAAAACAGATTATACAGGAAAGACAAAATCAGATGAATTTGTAATTATTTTACCAAATACTACTCTTAAAAAAGGTGAACTTGTTTTATCTAGGATAAAAAGCAAAATAAACTGTGTCCCTTTGGCCAATGAGTATTACCTGACATGTTTTAGCGCAAGTATACTCGGCATACATGACAAAAATATGGCATTTTATGACTCACATCAAATTTTCAAATCAATTAATGATCTGATGCGTTTTGGAAGAGTCTATGAAAAAACCTATATAAATCCAAAGGTAAATACTGCCAAAAGTTTAAAGGAAATCTAA